Proteins from a genomic interval of Nostoc sp. TCL240-02:
- the psb29 gene encoding photosystem II biogenesis protein Psp29, whose product MNNVRTVSDTKRTFYNLHTRPINTIYRRVVEELMVEMHLLSVNIDFSYNPIYALGVVTTFDRFMQGYQPERDQESIFNALCRAIEQDPQHYRQDAERLQAVAKGLPVKDLIGWLGQTTYLDRDADLQAQLQAIANNPNFKYSRLFAIGVFSLLEQSDPELVKDEKQLTEALKAIAAGLHVSDDKLNKDLELYRSNLDKMAQALVVMADMLSADRKKREQRKQQSTTPVAPPSSNE is encoded by the coding sequence GTGAATAACGTCCGTACTGTCTCTGATACAAAACGAACTTTTTACAATCTTCATACCCGTCCGATTAACACTATTTATCGTCGGGTAGTAGAAGAATTGATGGTAGAAATGCATCTGCTGTCAGTAAATATCGATTTTAGCTACAATCCAATTTATGCCTTGGGCGTCGTCACTACTTTTGACCGCTTTATGCAAGGCTATCAACCAGAACGAGATCAAGAATCAATTTTTAATGCTCTATGTCGGGCTATAGAACAAGATCCCCAACACTATCGACAGGATGCTGAAAGATTGCAAGCTGTAGCTAAAGGTTTGCCAGTTAAAGATTTAATTGGGTGGCTAGGCCAAACTACTTACTTAGATCGAGATGCTGACTTGCAAGCACAACTGCAAGCGATCGCCAACAATCCTAACTTTAAATACAGCCGTTTGTTCGCAATTGGTGTATTTTCGTTATTAGAACAGTCAGATCCTGAATTAGTCAAAGATGAAAAGCAACTAACTGAGGCGCTGAAAGCGATCGCAGCTGGCTTGCACGTATCTGATGACAAACTCAACAAGGATTTGGAATTATACCGTTCTAACCTAGATAAGATGGCGCAAGCGCTGGTAGTGATGGCAGATATGCTCTCAGCCGATCGCAAAAAACGCGAACAACGTAAACAACAATCAACGACTCCCGTTGCTCCCCCAAGTTCCAACGAATAG
- a CDS encoding chromophore lyase CpcT/CpeT, producing MNFSPQLIALGEYLAGEFDNREQAIEEPVWYVHLRMWQRPVNLFTEDSITLFAEQASVINLDKPYRQRIMRLRHGSNSDTSLEVQYYIPQDPDALRGAGNNPALLNTLTPEQLDLLPGCILTVTHKALAGDRYKFTATPQPETCCSFTYLGNSIHVSLGFETTAAEFHSYDKGIDPTTGKATWGAIMGPYRYTKRNQYSIR from the coding sequence ATGAACTTCTCGCCACAGTTAATTGCTTTAGGTGAGTACCTAGCTGGTGAATTTGATAATCGAGAACAAGCTATAGAAGAACCAGTTTGGTATGTGCATCTCCGAATGTGGCAAAGACCAGTGAATTTGTTCACAGAAGATAGCATCACCTTGTTTGCCGAACAAGCTAGCGTGATTAACCTAGATAAACCTTACCGTCAGCGAATTATGCGGTTGCGTCATGGTAGCAACTCTGACACATCTCTGGAAGTACAATACTATATACCTCAAGATCCAGATGCATTAAGAGGCGCAGGCAATAACCCTGCTCTACTAAACACACTGACACCCGAACAATTAGATTTACTACCAGGTTGTATCCTAACAGTAACTCACAAAGCATTAGCTGGCGATCGCTATAAGTTTACCGCCACACCACAACCAGAGACTTGTTGTAGCTTTACTTATCTTGGTAATAGCATCCATGTTTCCTTGGGATTTGAAACCACTGCGGCAGAATTTCACAGCTACGATAAAGGAATCGATCCCACAACTGGAAAAGCAACTTGGGGAGCGATTATGGGCCCTTATCGCTACACCAAGCGAAATCAGTATTCAATAAGATAA